AATTAAATGGAAGTTCTGCCTCAATATCTcacttcaaccaaaaatataaagCAAGCATTCAATAGAAGAAATTCAAGCCGACACAATATCTCTTTCACCCTGCTCTCAACGCCAATTGGTCTCCCATGAAATCAATTCTCCACTTCAAACAAAATAGCTCACCAATCTAGCAGGAGAACGAATACTGTCCAAAGTTGCCATTGAAAATAACCTCCAACTTCATGTGTCCATTCCACAAGTTAAGGGAAAAAGCAATCTCTGCCAATTCtggatttatatgatgcattgataAATCAGGAAAAAGAAGGTTGCTAAAAGATCACAATGAATCAAAAGTAATTTACCTATCCAGGAAGGTTAAATTGCCAAGAGCACATGTTTCCTGTAAAGCTCCAAAAACCATAAGGCATATCTGTTGACAAGTTGCAGTACTGCCTCAAGATCTTAGTTCAACCACAATATAAAGCAAGCATTCAGCAGAAGAAATTAAAAGCTTACTTGTTCCTCGTTTTCTGTATAATGGCCTTTCCAAAGATCTGCCATTTAGTCCCTCTACACTCTTTATTTTGTCTTCGTTCCCCTGATAGTAGCAAATTTATAAAGTCAAAGCTTAAACTCTAGGTTTTGGCTGACTTATACTACAATTCATAAAATTCTGTCATTAAAAagcacatctataattctaaaagATCAAAGTTATATAATTCTAAAAGATAATGCACAACAAATACCGACCACCTAGTCTTACATCAACAAAAAAGCCTAAGTTACAAGAAAAAACCaatataacattaataaaaatcAGAAACCAGGTGATCAATCGATAGCTTTTAAACGAAACATGAAATGTATATCAATGAGTCAATATACCATTAAATGAAAATGCAGTGAGTATTAAGATACAAGATGATCAAATCTCTACTTACTCTGCCTATGTCATGAGCACCAATGCCAGAAACTAAACAATGAAGCTGAATGATGTCCATCACTGATCCTATGAAAACCAAGCAATAACAAGTCAACTGTCAAAAAAGAATTGAAGTATGAATCTTAATATCAGAATTCGGGTGCCCACCATGTCCTCCTCTGGATATTTTTATGAACTCCAAAGCAGAACCTTTTTGTTACTCTATTCAAATATTCAGTTGCCCCCCAATTTCCTTCACAATCTACTTTGTACCtgcaaaaaaaggaaaaaaaatgacaCAACCCTTAAACTCTtaagtaaataaataagaaaCTGTCAAAAACTATAATTTCTAGAAAGAGATTTAACCCTTAAACTCTTTTACAAATTTCCCTTGTTATGTAGAATTATCACAAATTCTACTTTTAACATTTACATGGTAGAACTACAAGGTTTCAGTTTCTTTAAAAAATGGTATGTTGGGGATTTTTGACACCGGAGGAAGTATGTTTTGACAGCAGAGGAAGAAAACAGAGAACAGAACAAGGCAGGAAGCAAGATGCAAGAAAAATTTTACTTGCTCACAAATGTGCAGCAAGGGAGCTATGGCTTCAGCTCATTTAGCTCAATTTTTCAATAAGAAAAACAATACATATATAGTCAACTACACCTAAACATCCACCGAACACCACTAAGTTACATTGGAATTTATAAAAACATTACTTGCACACATAGGTAATCTGATTTATCAATCTATCAGCACCTAATTACATTAAAAGCTATACCAACTCAGTTCATTTTGAACTAAAAACTAAACTAGTGCTTGAAGTAACAAAATGAAAAGCAGCATGAACTTTAGCCAGCATAAGTATGGCTTTGCAGCTTGTTCTGCTTCTTGGCTGCTTCATGTGCTGCATGTGCTGCATGCATGCCAACTTCAACATGGTATAGCAACTTCTAAAGCAGAGCAAGTTAGATGTCATTTTGGTTCTAAAGCAGTTTATTTCCTCAcaagttaaatgaaatgaaaccCACTTACTTGTGTTTAAGTGTGCCTAGCCCCTTTATGTTGTGGATTGGGGCTTAGGTTCTTCATCCACGTAAGATACATCTACACCGCATTTCTTCACCTTCATATTTTCTTCGCCCAAGTATTTGAGGTAGAATTCAAATGATGCCTGCTCATAACCCTCGTCTTTTTTAACCATATCACCACCAAATAGGATCAACACGTGGTCACCCATGCACCCCATCGATGCGCTATGATATTGCTTGCCTTGCCACACACTTTTGAACTTTTCATGACGAGCACCACTAGCAGCTGTCAATTGGCATTCACAGATAAATTCAGAACAATCCAAGAGAAGTTCAGTGAGGTCAGCCACAAGGCAGATGGAAAAAACCAAGAATCTGCTCCCACTACACCCATTTGGGGCTATCTTCAAGGTTAAGGAAGAATGATTGCTCTGATGTTCGAACTTATTTGATGGAATTTCGTTTCCCGGGAAATATGAATAAAAAACTGGTGGACgaagatgatattttgatacccATTTCTTGGCTAGGAATCTAATTTTGAGCATGGCATTTGCCGCAATGTTATCAATTGAATCTTGATTCAAGCTGAAGCAATTGCTGAATAACATGAAGCAGTCAAAATTATCAAAACTAGAATGGAGTTCATATAGATCTTGATGTTGCGCTGAGAAAGATACTTCTTCTAATGATAGGCAGTAATTCGCATCCAATTGCCGCAGATATGGAGGAAGCTCGGAGAGTAATTTAAGACTGTTGCATTCATGCACTGTCAAACATCCAAGGCTTTTAAACCTCAAGTTTGGTGAGGGCGCAACACCTGTTGTCTCTCCTGAACAAAAGAGGGCGATATTGCACTGTAGCTTTTGAATGCTTGAGAAGCCCATATCCAACTCCCGAAGATTACTTAGAGGGTTGGAAGACAAGGACACTTCATTAATTTTAGTCCCACTTAAGTTTAAGCTCGTTAAGTTCTTTGGGGTTTCCGGGAATTTAGTGATCATGGAATAACTAAGATCCAGATCATCAAGATTTTTCAACTTTAAAATATTGCTTGATACACTTTGGACTTTTGAGTGTGACAAATCCAAACATTCAAGCATGTCGAGATGCCCAATTGAATCAGGCACTTCTTCTATTCCAGTATTCGACAAATCTAACACCGAAAAGATATTTGGGACCTTGGGAAACATCTTGAGATTACAACATCCCTCAAATTCAAGTTCATCTAGAGATTCCAAATGATCGAGGCATGGAATTTCAACCAAATTATCACACCAACTACAGATAACTGTTTTAAGGTTGATGGCTCGTAATAGATTAGGGATCTTTCTTAATTTTTTGCAATAAGAAACATCGATATGCCTTAAATTAACAAGATCCTGTACCAAATGATAATATAAATTAGCTATATTActtcaaaaataaattattataatatatttgatGTGTTGGTGTAGTATAAATTCATTCACCattaataaatcaaaatgaaatTGTTTCTTCTAAAACTAaaatatttagtatttattttaaattttttaataagacGCAATCGTATGAttcataaatacatcaatttaaaattttttttaaatcttaaatGAAGAAAGTAAAAAAGTATATACCTGATGCTTATCTTCGTTCCAAAGTTGTTCCACATTGCTACCTCGTAGTCTCAATATGACAAGATTTTCTGGATTATAATTTGATGATAAAGATTTGAAGGGGTAACAATCCCAACAAAGACACCTTAGCTCATTAGGAAGGTATGCAATATCATCAACTTGGTCATAAGCATATCCCCCAACCCATTTAGTCAAAGAAAAGTAGATAAATCGAAGATTGTGCATGTTCTGTAAAGCAGTAGGGTTTATCTGTCGAACATCAGTAGGAGACATGCATACCTTTATTCCTTTAGTTAAATCAGTCCCCTAATAACCAATAAAAGAACATTCAAGTTAAACTTTGAAAATaactataaataattaaaattgttaaATACTCTTGTTAAATCAACAAATATATGAAAAACATATACAATCTAAAGAAAATTAGCACTTACCTTATTATATTTGAGCACTTGATCCACGTCTTTAGGATTCCATAATCTACTTTGCTCTTGAGGTCTTCTAGATTCTTGACGAACAGTGTCTCTACCCATCTCTTCAAGCATATCATGCATAGAAATTTCGGAATAACTTTTGGTATCGAGTAAGCTCTTGTCGAGCAAGCTCCTTATTACACCATCTACACCCTTATAACAGCAATTGAGAATTTCTTCTACATTTTCTCTTCGTTCCCCTTTAAAGAAGATTGCAATATCGAGAAATATATTCTTCTCTATCTCATCAAGCCCATTAAAGCTACTCTCCAAAATCTGTAAAATTTTTGGTTGCGCACATTCCCTCAGTTTATCCACCTCGCTTTCCCATTCTTTTCTAGACTTTTTGTATAGTGTAGAACCACAAACTTTAAGAGCAAGTGGACTACCCTGGGCATATTTTACAAACTTGCGTGATAGATCTCGAAAATCAACTGCAGGATTCAACTGCTTAAATGCAAATGTAGAAAAAAGTTGAAGAGAGTCATTCGCATTTAACTTCTTTACCTCATGTATTTTATCAGCTCCTCCATTGTTAAGTATTTGTCTATCTCTGGATGTTACAATGATTTTGCTTCCAGGACCAAAATGTGTAACACCCATAAAATCTATTTGGTCTGGGTCACTAATATCATCAAGGACAAGAAGTACACTTTTATTGTTCAACCTCTCATTGTAAGGGTATCCTATGGAGGGGGTATCAACAcaaatttctttttcctttaatAGTTTGGAAAGAAGATCATTTCGTAAAGATTCATCCCCCTGGTCTTTTATTTTCTTACTAACATTTCGCAGAAAGAAACGACTTTCAAACTCTGGAGAGACTTCCTTATATACAATATCAGCAAGGGTAGTTTTGCCAATACCACCCATTCCCCAAAGTCCTATTACACGACTGTCCGCTTGCTCAATCAGCCCCAAAATTATCCTTTTTTGATCATCTATTCCAACCAAATCTTCAGAAACACTTGTGCAATTGCTATTCAACTTTTTTAAAACATATTCAACGACGTCTTTAATGTACTCGGTTTCAGATCTATTAAACAATTGAAAAAATTAATAGTCAAAAGAAAGATATCTCAAATATAAGAAGATGAATGTACATGTATTTATATAGTTACCTATCGAATTTGCCTCCTTCTATATGCCACCCTTTTAATGTACCGACTTCAGTGAAGGCGACTTTCCATCGCTTCACTTCATCAACTGGCCTCTTTGATTCATGTTCTTCAAAGGATGTCTTAAAAGTCTCACCTATATTTCGCACATGCGATGGATCAACATGGTAAAAGATGGGAAGAGCAATATGTTTGTCAGTGGGCTTACGCTTGCGATCCATAATGTCAGAAAGTTCACCTAAGCATGACTTTGACGAAGCATAGTCTTTAGATAAAACGAGGATTGAGAGATTTGAGGCTGCAATTGCTTGAGAAAGTGCATCTGAAAGTTTCTCCCCTTTCTCTAGTTTTTCTTCATCGAAGAAGACATTCAATCCCGTGTCTTTCAAAGCTTTGAGTAGATGACTGGTGAAGTTATTGCGTGTGTCTTCACCTCTGAAGCTCAAGAAAACTTGATGTTTCActtgaggaggaggaggaggagcaGACGAAGACGCCATGAAAGAGAACAAAATACGTTGAGGGAACTTTGATTTGCTTTGCTTCTATCGTAGGAAGAGAAACTGGTTTTATTAAATGGGAAAGAGACTGAAAGTGATTTTGTTAGACAGAAGCATAGGCGATGACTTGAGCTTAGCAAATTATTCTAAAACATAAGAGCATTGTCAGGTTTACTTGATAAACTACGcttcatattatttttaatatttatacagTTGATTCCAATCAAGAAAGGTTGACAAGAGGTTGGCCggctttgtttatttatttaactaCCCATTGCAGCATACTATATGAATTTGATCTTTATGCAATCAGTTTTGTATTGAATGTGTTGTGCATGGGGTTTGGTGATTGGTGTGTACTCTCAAAGTCATGGTCTTCCAATGGGACAAAATTGTGATGCAAATAACATATTTGTTATTGAATAAATTAGTTGggattattataaatataaagaGTAATCTCAAAGTCATGGTCTTCCAATGGGcttcatatttttattaatgTACATTTGGTTCCAAGAAGAAAGGTTTAAAAGAGGGAGAATGAACACAGAAAAATAAAAACAACCCAAAGGCTGCGTATTcaattattcaaaaataaaaataaagggaaGATCACATTGTCGTTAACCAATTAAAACATCAATTACTTTAAAAATTCGAGTTGATATTTATTTTACACTAAaatgttatttttttaaaaaaatttaattaatattttaattctttaattttctttttttttcactttttatcTTTTATAATGTCTAGTAATATTGACAATGTTCAAATTTACCTCCTtcataattaaaaatctattttcatcccatttagaaatctaagttggcacttaaaatctagttggactgccacctAAGATTACCGTTAGAGAAAAAATTAAACTTAAcagtagagtgatcacttcgtaacaaaataataacataaataactaaaacgtaatatttcaaacataaatgactaaaatataacattagataaataaaaatgactattttttatAGATTACCCTAAATTTAtttcatattaatttataaataatgtAAGTATGAACAAGTGAATTGATTATTAGTTTATTACCCCACCACCATCAAAACACTCACTTTTGTCGGCAAGATAATAAAGAGAATTGATTATCTCATGTGGTGTGACAAGTAACAACTATGATGACTAAAAGATAATTGGCTAAGCTCAAGTCGTCGCCTATGCTCTTGCCTAATAAAAACGCCTTCAATCTCTTTCCCATTTAATAAAAGGATACCAAAGATGATGGATATTTTACACTTGTTCTTCTTTCAATAATACCACAACCCAAGCAAGACACGCTTCctatatttttctcttttttgctTCAAGCACACCATCAATACTCTTTCATGGCTGCTTCTTCATCATCTTCTAGTCTAATGAAGTATCATGTTTTCTTGAGCTTCAGAGGTGAAGACACGCGCCTTAATTTCACCAGTCACTTACTTCAAGCTTTGAAAAGCAAGGGACTTGAAGTTTTCTTCGATGAAGAAAAACTGGAGAAAGGGGAGCAGCTTTCACAAGCACTTTCTCGAGCAATTGCAGTCTCAAATATCTCAATCATCGTTTTGTCTGCAGACTACGCCTCTTCGAAATCATGCTTGGTTGAACTCTCTGACATCATGATCCGCAAGAGCTCTCAAGGACATATTGTTCTTCCCATCTTTTATCATGTTGATCCTTCCAACGTGCGAAATATTGGTGGGAGTTTTGAGACATCCTTCGAAGAGCATGAATCAAAGCAACCAACTGATAGTGTACAACGATGGAAATCTGCTTTTGCAGAGGTCGGTAAATTAAAAGGGTGGCATATAGAAGGAGGCAAAATTGATAGGTAACTATATTTTCTCATCTTGTTATATTCGACTTATCTTTGGTTTagatttcatatttaattatttatattttttattgttttctaGACCTGAAACCGAGTACATTAAAGATGTTGTTGAATATGTTATAAAAGAATTGAGGAATATGAAGTTTAGAAGTGCTTCTAGAGAATTGGTTGGAATAGAATATCAGAAAAATACGATTTTGAAGCTGATTAAGCAAAATGACTGTCGTGTATTAGGACTTTGGGGAATGGGTGGTCAAGGCAAAACAACCCTTGCTGATGCTGTATATAAAAAAATCTCTTCAGAGTTTGAAAGTCATTGCTTTCTTCAAAATGTTAGAGAGGAAATAAGAAAACAGGGGAAGAAATCTTTACGACATGAACTTTTTTCGAAATTATTGAAAGATGTTGATATAGGCACCCCCTCCATAGGATCCACTTTAACTCAAGAGATGCTCAACAATAAGAAACTACTTGTTGTACTTGATGATGTTGATGACATAGACCAAATAGATTATATGGGTGTCGAATATTTTGGTTCTCAATGTAAAATCATTATAACATCTAGAGATAGACAAGTGCTTGAGAGTGGAGGAGCTGACACAATACATGAGGTGAAAGGGTTAAATGAGAATAATTCTCTTCAACTCTTTTCTACCTTTGCGTTTAAGCAGTTGAATCCCGCAATTGGTTTTCAAGATCTATCCCGTAGGTTTGTAAAGTACACCCAAGGCAATCCACTTGCTCTTAAAGTTCTGGGTTCTGATTTAAATAAAAGAAGTATAAATTATTGGGAAAGTAAGGTGGAGAAGCTAAAGGACTGTCCCCCGGAAAAAAAAATTTCGGAGGCTTTGAAAAGTAGTTATGATGGGCTAGATATGGTAGAGCAGAATATATTTCTTGACATTGCATGCTTCTTTAAAGGGGAACCCATAAAACGAACAAAACACATTCTAAGCGGTTGTTATAAGGGTGTAGAGTGTGGAATAAACAAATTGGTTGACAAGTGCTTGATTAATCTCTCATCTTCTGTTGATTATTCTGGTTATGTTACAATGCGCCGTAAGAGATATCCAGAAATAATTTCTATGCATGATATGCTTGAAGGGATGGGAAAGGACATTGTTCGCAAAGAATCTAAAACCCTTGGTAAGTGCAGTAGACTATGGAATCATAGACACGTGGAACAAGTTTTCAAGTATAATAAAGTAAGCACTAATTATTTATACTCTCTTATTTTTCTAATATGCTTTAATGAGATACTATCATTTGGTTCAACATCACTATATAAACCTATACATTTGATATCATATCAAGTATTATCCCTTTTAATTagtatttagaaaataaaatatttattgtcTTACTGGACACATAATAACCATGTCTTAGGTATAATGTAGAATTTGCTAAAGGTTTATGACTTAGTTAAATACCTAATGCAttggtttgaaaaaaaaaaaaaaaccttttgtaTCTAAAACTTCCTAATATAATTACTTTCTTTATGAGTTATTTAATGGAATGCCCATAAATTTCTCTATGCTAATATTTGATAAATTGGTTTTTGTCATTAGGGGACTGATCGAATTCAAGGAATAAAGTTAGACATGTCACATATGGATAATCTACTGTTCCAACcttttgtttttgaaaacatgaTTAATCTTAGATATATCTTCTTCTATTTTCCTTCAAGTTTGTTGCATATGGAGCGTGGCTATTATAAGAAGCTACTTACATACCAAGTTGATATTGTATCTCTTCCTGATGAGCTAAGGTATCTTCGATGGGATTATTACCCCTTCAAATCTTTACCATCAAGTTTTAATCCAAAGAACCTTGTTGTGTTGAAATTAGCATATGGAAACATGGAACAACTTTGGAACGAAAGTCATCAGGTATATATACTTTCTCCATCCAAGAAATTTTTTAAGAAAAGAACTTATAATTTATATAGCATTTAATAacatgtttttattaattttaaaagaataaatataaaattttattttattttttaaaagaagcAATTTGATCTATTAATGGTGGGCGAATTAATACACCCAATAcatcaaatataaatttttatttgg
The Gossypium arboreum isolate Shixiya-1 chromosome 10, ASM2569848v2, whole genome shotgun sequence genome window above contains:
- the LOC108471764 gene encoding disease resistance protein RUN1-like; amino-acid sequence: MAASSSSSSLMKYHVFLSFRGEDTRLNFTSHLLQALKSKGLEVFFDEEKLEKGEQLSQALSRAIAVSNISIIVLSADYASSKSCLVELSDIMIRKSSQGHIVLPIFYHVDPSNVRNIGGSFETSFEEHESKQPTDSVQRWKSAFAEVGKLKGWHIEGGKIDRPETEYIKDVVEYVIKELRNMKFRSASRELVGIEYQKNTILKLIKQNDCRVLGLWGMGGQGKTTLADAVYKKISSEFESHCFLQNVREEIRKQGKKSLRHELFSKLLKDVDIGTPSIGSTLTQEMLNNKKLLVVLDDVDDIDQIDYMGVEYFGSQCKIIITSRDRQVLESGGADTIHEVKGLNENNSLQLFSTFAFKQLNPAIGFQDLSRRFVKYTQGNPLALKVLGSDLNKRSINYWESKVEKLKDCPPEKKISEALKSSYDGLDMVEQNIFLDIACFFKGEPIKRTKHILSGCYKGVECGINKLVDKCLINLSSSVDYSGYVTMRRKRYPEIISMHDMLEGMGKDIVRKESKTLGKCSRLWNHRHVEQVFKYNKGTDRIQGIKLDMSHMDNLLFQPFVFENMINLRYIFFYFPSSLLHMERGYYKKLLTYQVDIVSLPDELRYLRWDYYPFKSLPSSFNPKNLVVLKLAYGNMEQLWNESHQDLVHLRKMNLFSCKNLKKIPNLLGAVNLERLDCENCESLVELPSLHHLTSLQALHLKGCRSLKKFPEIPNNFSWLDLSKTGIEEVPDLIGHLLRLEWLRLRNSRVEDVSSISKLESIYFLDLSGCPILKLLSELPPYLQGLSVHDCTSLVKVSFADQNLYKFDSLDDDDVICMLFCNCFNLNQESTNNIEANAMLKIGSLAKKWAARYDWEYQREDFPGLICCFPGNKISADKFKCQSMNSSLSLKIAPNRGSGSRVLVFAICLLADLTHWHRFKYLHCYCEYQLTASDGGKEKFKSIIPFLDDSASKKCMGDHVFILSSKKMVKRDKNYEEASFEFAIIDFDYEKLESIEVERCGVHIFYVDAESDTDTTEMDQKKL
- the LOC108471766 gene encoding disease resistance protein RUN1-like, producing MASSSAPPPPPQVKHQVFLSFRGEDTRNNFTSHLLKALKDTGLNVFFDEEKLEKGEKLSDALSQAIAASNLSILVLSKDYASSKSCLGELSDIMDRKRKPTDKHIALPIFYHVDPSHVRNIGETFKTSFEEHESKRPVDEVKRWKVAFTEVGTLKGWHIEGGKFDRSETEYIKDVVEYVLKKLNSNCTSVSEDLVGIDDQKRIILGLIEQADSRVIGLWGMGGIGKTTLADIVYKEVSPEFESRFFLRNVSKKIKDQGDESLRNDLLSKLLKEKEICVDTPSIGYPYNERLNNKSVLLVLDDISDPDQIDFMGVTHFGPGSKIIVTSRDRQILNNGGADKIHEVKKLNANDSLQLFSTFAFKQLNPAVDFRDLSRKFVKYAQGSPLALKVCGSTLYKKSRKEWESEVDKLRECAQPKILQILESSFNGLDEIEKNIFLDIAIFFKGERRENVEEILNCCYKGVDGVIRSLLDKSLLDTKSYSEISMHDMLEEMGRDTVRQESRRPQEQSRLWNPKDVDQVLKYNKGTDLTKGIKVCMSPTDVRQINPTALQNMHNLRFIYFSLTKWVGGYAYDQVDDIAYLPNELRCLCWDCYPFKSLSSNYNPENLVILRLRGSNVEQLWNEDKHQDLVNLRHIDVSYCKKLRKIPNLLRAINLKTVICSWCDNLVEIPCLDHLESLDELEFEGCCNLKMFPKVPNIFSVLDLSNTGIEEVPDSIGHLDMLECLDLSHSKVQSVSSNILKLKNLDDLDLSYSMITKFPETPKNLTSLNLSGTKINEVSLSSNPLSNLRELDMGFSSIQKLQCNIALFCSGETTGVAPSPNLRFKSLGCLTVHECNSLKLLSELPPYLRQLDANYCLSLEEVSFSAQHQDLYELHSSFDNFDCFMLFSNCFSLNQDSIDNIAANAMLKIRFLAKKWVSKYHLRPPVFYSYFPGNEIPSNKFEHQSNHSSLTLKIAPNGCSGSRFLVFSICLVADLTELLLDCSEFICECQLTAASGARHEKFKSVWQGKQYHSASMGCMGDHVLILFGGDMVKKDEGYEQASFEFYLKYLGEENMKVKKCGVDKLLYHVEVGMHAAHAAHEAAKKQNKLQSHTYAG